gttaggcacacggcaaacgtaagggtttgccgtgtgttgcttctaggcacacggcaaagaagaaTGTTCGCCGTGTGCTGAGCCTTTTGCACACGACAAAATAAAAGGAACTGGTCGAATCCTCTAAGCAAGGCCATGAATACAAATATTATGGATAATCGTTTACAAATTATATGAAATCGAAACGTgaactaaaaattatgaaaattgtcATGAACTCATGTCATCATATATCGAGTCTCTAGTAAAAATTTGGTTGGATTATTCACTTGTTTCACAAACGCTGCTTATAAACTGCTGTTTCTCCGCAAAAGATCCATATACCTTGAAAGGTTTTAGTTACGTGTGTATGTGTAACGATTTGTAAGTAATAATTTGGATTCTAAACTATTTCTATGAGTAACACACCACATAATAGTAGTTTATGtgcaatcatgatatttttctgaatttgtttgcccttttttgattttttagtaCTATTAGAATTAAAGTGGAAATATTCAAATTGAGATATACAtgcataaaaaaatacaaaattttgaaataagcacttcatatgatatgtttatttaatttaataATACTTTGCAATGTATATTTCGTTAAATTTAGTGAAACATGTTTGGAAAACAAAATGTGGACAAAATAAAttaggtttgccgtgtgtcataACCTAGGCACACGGCATATCAGCATAacctaggcacacggcaaatcgcTGATATTGCGTGTAATTTCTAATTTTGTAAAAGAATCATTTGAaattgaaaattaaaaaaaatgttcgccgtgtgccctgtatatggcacacggcaaaatagtgtcttcgccgtgtgcccaggTCCAGGGCACACGGCGACCTCCTAAATTCGCCGTGTGTCCTAGATCTGGCACACAGTGAACTGTTCGTCGTGTGTCCTgcatctggcacacggcaaactttgCAACACTTAGCCGCTCTCGCCACCGCTGGAGAGTATTTTGGATAGAAAATTATATTGCCTGTGATGATATATGCTATATATATtgaccttgagcttgagcatGAGTGTTAGTCGAAGCGTGTTATTTCTGTTCTATGGATATGCTTATCATGGTTGTCAtgaaaccatgtgacacatccatgcccaagCAACAACTCTGGTACGATGATGTTAAGATTGGGCTGGATGTGTcgcatttatttttttttctctttataagatcgttttgtatatatgtgctgattggtttactatttttaattgcaAGTGATTGAAGAAAGATGCCGGGCGGCGGACTTCAACGATCGGTCGCCTCACTGTACAGAAGAATGATGCCACACTCGATGCTGGTGAGGGCTCCGATAGGGGTTCCGAGTTGGGGCGAGGCAAGGGTCAAGGGAAGGGTGGACCCAAGAGGGGTGGAGGGAAGGGTGGAGGCAGGAGGCGTTGAAAGCCTTCGCCTGTACCGCcgtctgaggaggaggaggaggagcctgcccaggaccaggagcaggagcgggaggaggaggagtggcaggcgcacgcgcaggaggaggagggggagttgTCTGAGGAGGAGGACATGGCCGAGGATACCTCTACGACGGCTGTCTGGTTGCGAGGTCCCTCGCGACTCCCAGATAGGCCGATACCTGTTGACATGTTATTACTACCTTTTCATTTCCTAACTCGAAAATCAAGGTACAAACTAATATTTTATCTTAATCACTTTTGCAGGAGTTGGATTGTCCTCAGTGGCGGTGCTCACAAACACAAGGTCAACGGCATCCTGGGTCTTTTGTGCAGGGAGCACTTCCCAGGCCTGGTCCACTATCAAGGATGGTACGAGCCGGCCTGGACGTGGGAACACTACATCGCCGCCAACAACGATCAGTTGGATCGGAGCGGCAGAGCCTTTGAGAACAAGGCGGAGCGGGTAAAGGGCGAGCTCTGGGTAAGTTTTTCCCGGCAAAAAATGGTGAATACATCACATTTATTGAACATTTTGTTAATGATGACATGATCCATCGTCTTTATATGCAGGATTTTTACAGGTGTGATGAGGGATACGAGGAGCGGGCGGCGATTGTGGCTCACAATCGATGCGTTAAACTCATGAAGGACATGCATTATGAGGCGCAAGTCCAGTGCGTCATCAACTATTGTGCACATTTCCTAAAGCAGAAGATCGGGAAGTCTGAGGCGAGGGATTTGAAGCTGACCCGAGAGGAATATTTACAGGTAagtttaaatttattataagatAAAAAACATCGTTAAATGTCTCTTTTCTTACATGTCATGCATTTGATCACGTGTAGGTTCCTGCGTGGTCGTGTCGTAATGACACCGTGTGCTGGGAGCGCATAGTGGACAAGTGGTTCGACCCCGAGTGGCAGGCTTTGCACGACAATGGCCGGCAACGGCGATTGCTGATGCCAGGTCCAGCGCACCATCAAGGCAGCCTCAACAACGACGAGTACAGGGCTAGATGGGTACACAATACACAGACTCATTTCTCTAATCTAACATTCAATTCAGCATAATTTGTAATCAACTTCTTCCTTTTTCGCAGTCGTCCTCACATGAAGGCCAGGAGTGCAACCCGTTCGTGGGATGGGCTCTGGCCCGCAAGGGCAAGGCGACATCCAACGTCACCTACAACCCTGACGACCCGCCCTCGGCGTACAGCAACCCGTCCGTCCACAGTCGTATCCAGGTGTACACAGAGATGGGAAGACAGGTCAATGGGCCAGACTGGGATCCGAGCTCCCAGCCCTTTGATGGAGAAGTCAttatgagggtgggaggaggcaagaaacaTGGGCGCTACTACATTGGCGATGGCCTTGTAGACACGGCCAGCACTCTCACCCTCTCCCAGATTCGAGCGAGGAGCACGGCCATAAGCCCACGGCTGTCCGCGTCGCAGCTCCAAGTTTAGGAACTtcaggttatttcttatttattcataGTTCATTCGTTTTGTAcatgtatttgctttgcattgtaACATTGTCATGAACTATTGTAGCACCGAATACAAGCGCAACAGGCGGCGTACGAGACAGCACTGGCCGAAGAGAGGAGGATACGACAAGAGAACGAGCAGAAGCAGGCGGCCGAGATGGCccagatgtacaactacattcAAAGTCTTTCTATCCAAATGGGTAATCCCATCCCAGCCATGCAATTCCCTGTGGCTCCTCCTCCTACTACTCCTCCGGTGAGTATCTTGAAAAtcctttagtttttttttgaagtattagatacttagagaACTTTAGACTTAGAGATTGTGACTTACATTACTCACTTAACGATTTAGGGGACCTACATCTGATCCTTTGTGCTCTATTTATTGGCAAAATAAGTAAGCGAAATGGAAAGCGTTTGCAATAGCGCTAGTGTGTCTAAATTTCAATTTGGAGTTTTCATTTGGATATCCGAGTTCGAAGAAAATTTAAAGTAGGTtccattttgaaaaaaattactGGCTAAACTATCCCAAACTACATATAGAAATGTTGAAATTGATTTGTAAATAAAGTCATTGGCGAAGGTTTCTTCATAGAAGAGGTTCATGGATTCGTTTGCGGTAATTTGGTCGATCTAGTAATGCAAATCAAATTCGAAACTGAAGTTTCAAGCTCGAATTACAAGATGCATTATCATATGAATTCGAAATCAGGTATTTCAATGAAAGTTTGAACTTCTGTTCTGTTTGTCCCAATGCATTTCAGTAAACGAGTGTAGCATATCTCCTCTCATGAATTATAACTTGAGAACTTGGTTTTTGTCTCACCTGTAATTTACTGTCTTactttttttgcagaatctatCGGCGGCATCGAATACGCCAGAATTGTCGCCGGGCATCTCACCGACGCTCCCACAGCAGTTGTTCCCGCCTCAGTTCGGCGGCGCCCCACCGTTCGACGACCCACCACAGCCATAAACTTGTTTATTTCAATATTTATGGACTTGTGAACTTCTGGATATATATTTGTGAACTTCTGGATATTTTGTGAACTTGCAGGACTTTGCATTGGACTTCTGTATGTGTTTGATGTTATTTGTGGCTAGTTGTGATATATAATGTCTGTGATGTTTGTTATGATATGTAATGCCTGTGATATATATGTTGTGATATGGAGTCTTTTTTACgtgaaaaactaaaaaaataggatttgtttggtcactttgccgtgtgccggggactaggcacacggcaaagtgaccatttgGCGAGCCCTGAACAccaagttcgccgtgtgccaagccAGGGGCACACGACGAACCTaaatactttgccgtgtgccaaagccaaggggcacacggcgaacctaaatactttgccgtgtgccaaagccaagggcacacggcaaag
This genomic interval from Panicum virgatum strain AP13 chromosome 8K, P.virgatum_v5, whole genome shotgun sequence contains the following:
- the LOC120645527 gene encoding uncharacterized protein LOC120645527, which encodes MAEDTSTTAVWSWIVLSGGAHKHKVNGILGLLCREHFPGLVHYQGWYEPAWTWEHYIAANNDQLDRSGRAFENKAERVKGELWDFYRCDEGYEERAAIVAHNRCVKLMKDMHYEAQVQCVINYCAHFLKQKIGKSEARDLKLTREEYLQVSLNLL
- the LOC120646203 gene encoding formin-1-like, yielding MAQMYNYIQSLSIQMGNPIPAMQFPVAPPPTTPPNLSAASNTPELSPGISPTLPQQLFPPQFGGAPPFDDPPQP